The DNA sequence actGTGATTAGATTGCTAAAGAGCCATTGTTGTAACCCTTAACTTTATCTCCATGGAGTTTGTAGTACAGATCCCAGAAAGCCATTCTCTCGTTGAACACCCGACTCTCAGCTCTAATAGGACTGCCTATGTTCATATATGGTCGCTGGTTCTTGTCGACCGGTTTCCACTCGGGGATCAAGTCTGTTGGCTGTGGTGTTGGGTTTCTGAAAGCACAAAGACAAATTCAGTGAATTCTTATATTTAACATGAAATGAATATAAACATCTTTATCTTATTTAAACTGTGTGAGTTATTATGTTTGGATAAATTCGAAAAAGTCACGTGTTTGGATAGGTATTATACTAATAGAAATTGTCATTAAATCACAAAACACTAAACTTTTACTCACTAACCTACGCCCTACAATTCGTCGCTGTTATTGCTAGCAACGTACTTCTCTTGACTTGCTTGCAATTTGCTTACAttaagaaaacttatttttgttacttttttttatctagttagCAAATTATAAACCCTACAATGTCTTAAAACGATCAGCGTGTGCTCACCCATATTTAGCGAAGTCAGTCCACGTTTTCGTCATCGCATCAACGACTATCCGATCAGCGTCAGTGATGGGACCCGCTAATAGCGGTGCGTCAAATACATATCCCAAGTCATCCCCGTGACTGGCGCCTGCCGCAGTCAGACCCATCGCTATTTTACCAAAATTCCTGTTCCCTTCgtaggtaaatataaatttataaacactgCTAGCTTCAGCATCCAGATACTTGTCCACAGACCTCTCAGCAGAGTGAACAAAAGAAGCATCAGATGAGTAATCTATTATAACGTCTTGTAAGCTTTCGCTTGGTTGTTCATCTCCGATGTAAAATTGTCTGACGATGTCTACGTCATGGGCTTCATCGAAATCGTGCAATAGTGCCCGATTGAAGGAGTATGttctataaaattgtaaattgtcAGCATTTGGGTACATGAACATCATCTCTTTGTTAGTGTAGCCAATCATGATATCTATTCCTTTGACTTTTGGTTGCACGTTCACAGGGTAGTCAGTGAGGATACCGCTGTCTGAATCACGTTCAACACAAGGCATAGTAACCGGGTAGTTCTCTTCATCGGCTAAATAATGTAAACGGTCGGCCTCTTCTGCAATTTTGGTCGGATCTTGTGTGCTTAGGAATTCTATAGCTCCTTTGATATCGTTCCCACTGAACCCAAGGTTTTTAGCTACAGTTATTGGAATCTCATCATTTTCTTCAGCAAGAATCCATGACATCAAAGCACTACCGCTCATGAGGATAGCTCTCTGAGCAAAGTTTTCAGCTGCATGTAAATGATAATCTATACTGATCGCACCAGCTGACTCTCCAAAAACAGTGACTTTGTCAGCATCTCCGCCAAAGGCTGCGATATTATCTTTCACCCATTTGATGGCCAGGACCTGATCTTTAAGTCCAGCGTTTTTAAATCCAGGTTCACTTGAACATAAGAAGCCATGCAAACCCAATCGGTAATTGATTGTGACGACGACAACGTCGCGTTCAAGTAAAAATCTCGGTGATAATTCTGCTTTATGTCCCACGAGAAATCCACCGCCGTGAATGTAAACCATTACTGCCTTTGGTTCGTTAGACGTGGGTGTGTTTGGTACGTAGACGTTGAGCTGCAAGCATTGGATGACTCCGCTAACGGGACTGTTGTAAGCTTGGACACAGTGGACGCCATCGGTAACAGCATCGAATATGCCATCGAAGTCAGGATATGGTGTCGACGGCTGGAAAGTAAGAAATTTGGAACATTAACTCGCTCTTTACAGtagtaataaaagtattcatttacTTCTTGCTTGTAATgtcatcttttttatttaatgatggcTTATAGATATGATATCGGCAAACAAACATTGTAAGTAGATAATGTGCCTGGACCAATATTATGATACTTTATTTGGAAAGGTTTGAGTAAGAAATAGAAACACTCATTTACCGAACACGTATCATCACGTATCACGTATTAAAAGACGCACATgttaacacttaaaaaataaaaacttatctcACCCCAAACGGGTTGTCCTCATCCACCAGCGCGTACGGTATTCCGTAATACCCGTCGTAGTCTCCATCCTCTGCGCGCACTCCTCTTATCTGCCCCTTGGGAGTGCTCACCAGAGGACCCTCTCTGCCCACTGCTGACCCAGCAACACATTTGATGATCAGCAGAACTAACACCAGAGACTTCATTTTGGCTTGGACTTTTCAACGCAGGTTTTCCCGAAGCGCGATGGTGTCAAACTGGTTTAGTTTCAGCCGGTCTATCCTATATAAACTATTTGATTGCTATCAATGATGTTAATGATAGATATTATTGCCATGTATCATTAGTAGTAAgcatttttacaacaaaatcatCGTTTTCAAAACGTAATAGATAGAAATCGCTCTGCAACAGCTGGCAGCTGTGGTGAAATGGGCAATTCGACAAATTGATTGTAATCATTGAGATTATTTTGCTGATAATACTTTAGCACCTGTTTAGGGTTTTGGAACGCACAAGTTTGACTGTAActcgctgttgcccgcggccccgcctgctacaaatcgtaaattttattaaatgatgtaacgctTTACTCacttatcggggtagcccgactagtttcggccccaaccggagtccttaatcatgagcaaacGCGGCGGTGACCCTGATAAAtcagcgtgagtaaaccgttgcatcatttaataatgaatcattttcacgATACTGTGTATAAATCCCGGTTATCCGTTCCTAtccgtgaaagaggaacaaacatccatacatgcaaactttcgcgtttataatattagtattattttgataaggtactaagatttaattattatttttattacttgacTGATATTCTCCGAATCACATTTAGAACTTGAGAGTATGCTCCAAGACCTGAGCACGGCAAGTTTTGAGGTTGGGCTTACAATAAACAGATCCAAAATTCAACTGATGACCAATAGCACAAAACGTAGGGTCGTGGTAGACGGACAGGATTTGCAGTATGTTGatgaatatgtatatttggGCCAGATTATTTCATTTGAGAACCGCCAGGAAAAAGAAGTAGAGAAAAGGATACAGAACGCATGGAAGAGTTTCTGGGCCCTTAAGGAACACCTGAAAGGCAGCTTACCAATTACTCTCAAAAGGAAGCTCATCGACATGTGCGTCCTGCCCGTCCTAACCTACGGTGCTCAAAGTTGGTCACTTAGAGAACACCAGAAGTCCAAACTCAAAATTTGCCAACGCGCGATGGAGCGCAGCATACTTGGCGTCAAACTATCGGACCGAGTAAGAAACACCACACTGCGCTCCATAACGCAAGTAACAGATGTCGGGGAAAAAACAGCCAGGCTAAAGTGGGAGTGGGCTGGTCACGTAGCGCGAATGCAGCCTGACCGTTGGGCAAAAATCGTCACACACTGGACGCCGGAGGGAGGACATCGGCAACGAGGCCgtccgcgacgaaggtggtgtgacgatctagtcaaatacgcggggcgcacgtggccggaacttgcacaaaacagagaagtgtggaagagtaagggggaggcctttgcccagcagtgggatctaaaacaggctacataaaaaaaaaaaaaaaaattacttgacTTTATATAACTACAATAATGCCTGAAAatcgtattaattataataacagaagaaaatatatggacatccaacagacaaacaatatttaagtagttttgtaggtaccaaattaaatattttagcaagTTCTGTTGTAGCcaatccaaactaatattataaatgcgaaagtaactctgtctgtctgtctgtctgtctttctgtctgtctgtctgtcttttcttcacgcctaaactactgaaccgatttgtgtgaaatttggtacagacatagtttgaaacttgagaaaggacataggatagtttttattacaaaaaataaaaataaaaaataaaatttattacggacatgctatataatagtgccatctattggtcaaatgtcgagctgttcctatgctccgtagatagatggcgttaatcgcgcaatggtgtcattacacgtgttcggttcatgttattgttttaattcatcggaaaatccatcagaaaaatgtaaataaacagtaaaaaggtgtaaaaaaataatattaatataataaaagttttactacaaagaaaatgctctaacggagtatagataattctattagtactacgcgcaatggtgtcgatcgttacacgagttcggttcatgttgttttaattcatcggaaaaaagtaaataaatagtaaaaaggtatgaaaaaaataataaaataacatataaaaaatataatactacttttagtacaaagaaaatgcccgaacggagtatagataaataatccgagttgtcactatggtcgatagatggcgttgggatcgaaatagatcgcgctatggtttcgttacacgcatttggttgggtatcggccgagcgcttcggtaccgtcgtggtaaaattgtattgtcggttgtatggtcgtttatatggattggtcctgtttcgtaaattctaaattggttCCGTTGTTTGATGTAGGTTTGATCTCGAATATTagtacttagttattttgtttagtaaaactgtaatataaaaatacggtcaaattgagaacctcctcctttttttgcagtgggttaaaaactttctgctcaaagtaaatttacggacgaagtcgcgggcaaaactacccatgctaaaaatgcgataataactctgtctatctgtctttccgtcacgcctaaactactgaaccgatttggatgaaatttggttcagacatagtttggaactcgagaaaggacataggatagtttttatcccaaaaatcctgcgggagcgggaacttctcaaaaatcccgcgagatcgggaactatgtgagtaaaaccaaaaatctgccggaagtcactgttccacgcgaacgaagtcgcgggcaaaagctagtggatacataaattaatattaaaaaataagagcGCTAACGGGAGGTCATAAAaagcttataattattattgtccCAATGCAAAAACTTTTAGTTTGCATCGTGCATAATTATATCTTCCGAATCGCTgtgttattatttagaaatgttatgAGTCGTACATACTACAGATGTCACGTATGTGTGTatattgtatgtgtgtatgtggtgcacatgtgtgtaactcatttatgtttttattatatatatttagttataagtacatttaagtaagatagtaactatgtctagagacgcatcgaccccacagtcaaaccattgcaacggttttgtggggcttagttaataagttacctacctttttgtttaaagataaataaataataaactatgagatgtagataaattaaatcGTTAGTGATAGCGTAGATAAGGTATCGGTGCCAGGTGTGATCCTTGAGGGACCCCAGACGTTACTTTAAAAGTCCATTTCAAACGTTCTTTCATGCCATGCATTGGCTCCCGATGTAGACCGGGCTTTGCAGTGACGGAacatctctactaatattataaatgcgaaagtaactctgtctgtctgtctgttacgctttcacatctaaaccactgaactgattttaatgaaatttggtacagagatagagttgaccttgagaaagaacataggatagtttttatcccggacttttgaagttttctcttggaaacgcgatacaaCCGACATTGACGCGGGCAAAGcggcgggcgaaaagctagttttctATAACGCTAAATTCACTTACACGACTAAATATGTTGTCTGCCTTGTGAATCCTCGTCGTGACTTGCTAACTTATgagtaagtatagatatacatttatatacattacACCCATCTGCCGTATGTCCGGTATAACAAGTATTGTGTTATAGTATTCACTGCTCACTGATTTTCTAGGCCGTGTTCATCGCTAATTGAACTTTTTATCATTCTAAcctttttgaaaaacttttcatcatcttttttaaatttgtgtttgcTTATAGCGTGTTTCGGAacgtggcgtgcacttggagaggcctatgttcagcagtggactgcgataggctgatgatgatgatgatgatgaggatgtgtttcggaaggcacttttaattgtgggtcccggctgttattcctacatcctTGACAGTGGTTACGGGTACTGCGCAGCTAGaaaggtacttagctgaatccggttagactggaaaccgacctcaacatagttgggaaaaggctaggccgatgatgctTTACTTAGCTTTACtctttttttatgattcaaTTACCAGCCGAATTCTTTACTAATCAGCGCCAGACATATTCAatcaatgtatttgtttttaaattagtatcttATCGTAATTGTATCTTATACTtgaaaggtaaatatttaaaatatactaacaTACACAACCTGTCTAGTCTTCTATATGAAAACCTTGCcataaatgatatttaaaaaatgttttacagaaTTTCTTGagtgataaattttaatcaccCATTTAGCTAagttgtataatttattgtatttgcatGCCAACAAGGCAGAATATACATGGttctttattatgttattttcgatactatttgtatttatcATGTACCATTCTTAGCAAATAAAGTTCTATTCTATTAGGACTTTCGGGTAAATTAAAACACTGGATTTGAGATCAAAAAAAAGCATTTACTTAATAGCTTATCTTATCTTATCAGCGTGGAACATAGTAGAAACTTGACGGAAAATATGTCTTTAAACAGGAGCTACCATAACACGAAATGCTCATGGAAAAACAGGTTTTGTATTAATTCCCTGCACAGACCaaagtcattataataaaacatataatttcgAAGGTTTCACACTGTATTTAGGTctttatctaaataaagttacaaCTATTGTTATTATTGATAAAAGTGTGAATGGTACTACGCTAGTGCTTCCATTTTCTCCATCTTCTTCATTATCCCCCTCCTCATTGCCACCTTGCTCATTGTCTTCACTAGCTTCGTAACCCCTGACTTTATCTCCATGTAGTTTATAATACAGATCCCAGAAAGCCATTCTCTTGTTGAACACCCGACTCTCAGCTCTAATAGGACTGCCTATGTTCACATAGGGTCGCTGGTTCTTGGTGACTGGCTTCCACTCGGGGATCAAGTCTGTTGGCTGTGGTGTTGGGTTCCtgtaatgaaaacaatatttgtatcaatggaaatttatgtattatataGAGAAATACAAACATAGTTAGTTattaaaggaaaaacaaaattttaggCTCCAGTTCTAAAGagttttttgattattttcccCTGGGCATTCTGATAGGTTTTAAGAAGCTGACTGAATACTAATCGTAGTATTAACGGCATATAAAATTAAGTCTGAAGTTACAAATGGTAAATccttaatatgaaaataaaagggCCTGAATTTGCTACCTTGTGGCATCCCGCAATTATTGAAAGGATAAAggaattaataagtataattttatgtttctttttttttaataaacccaTTTCGGTCTGCTCATTAAATCGTTTTCTAGTCATGTCATGCGTTTAGTCTAATTCCGTATCCGTTAAGGTTAAGGAGCATTATTTTAATGGTTCAGAAAATCAAAGGCTATGGTCAGGTCTTAAGACGTTACACGATTTTAAGGTCGAAGATCAATTTCTTTCGGCATGTCATTAAGTTAGATAGCACATCATACTTATGACACATTCCTTCGGTATATATTAGAATTTCTTTACTAGCGATGTAtcgctaataaaataaatacatacactGCAACTCTGTCGCCACGGCGAGAGGCTCGTGCAAACATCACTTTGTcaagaaataagtaaatattggATGACTAGTTCAGTCTCATTGTAATGTTTCCTACTCACCCGTATTTAGCAAAGTCAGCCCACATTTTCGTCATCGCATCAATAATTCTCTGATCGGCTTCAGTTACAGGAACATTCGCGAATCGCGTTGGATTGTCGAATATGTACCCCAATTCGTCACCATGACTAGCGCCAGAAGCAGTTAGGTTTGCCGTCAATTTGACATAGTTCCTATCACCCTCGTATGTAAACAAGTACTTGTAAACACTGTTCGCTTCAGCATTGAGATACCTGTCCACAGACCTCTCAGCTGAATGAACAAAAGAAGCATCCGATGAGTAATCTATTATAACGCCTTGTAAGCTTTCACTTGGCTGTTCATCTCCGATGTAAAATTGTCTGACGATATCTACGTCATGGGCTTCATCGAAATCATGCAATAGTGCCCGATTGAAGGAGTAAGTTCTATAAAATTGCGAATCGTCAACATTTGGGTACATGAACATCATCTCTTTGCTTGCGTATCCAATCATGATGTCTATTCCTTTGACTT is a window from the Trichoplusia ni isolate ovarian cell line Hi5 chromosome 3, tn1, whole genome shotgun sequence genome containing:
- the LOC113508853 gene encoding esterase FE4-like; the encoded protein is MKSLVLVLLIIKCVAGSAVGREGPLVSTPKGQIRGVRAEDGDYDGYYGIPYALVDEDNPFGPSTPYPDFDGIFDAVTDGVHCVQAYNSPVSGVIQCLQLNVYVPNTPTSNEPKAVMVYIHGGGFLVGHKAELSPRFLLERDVVVVTINYRLGLHGFLCSSEPGFKNAGLKDQVLAIKWVKDNIAAFGGDADKVTVFGESAGAISIDYHLHAAENFAQRAILMSGSALMSWILAEENDEIPITVAKNLGFSGNDIKGAIEFLSTQDPTKIAEEADRLHYLADEENYPVTMPCVERDSDSGILTDYPVNVQPKVKGIDIMIGYTNKEMMFMYPNADNLQFYRTYSFNRALLHDFDEAHDVDIVRQFYIGDEQPSESLQDVIIDYSSDASFVHSAERSVDKYLDAEASSVYKFIFTYEGNRNFGKIAMGLTAAGASHGDDLGYVFDAPLLAGPITDADRIVVDAMTKTWTDFAKYGNPTPQPTDLIPEWKPVDKNQRPYMNIGSPIRAESRVFNERMAFWDLYYKLHGDKVKGYNNGSLAI